The Papaver somniferum cultivar HN1 chromosome 3, ASM357369v1, whole genome shotgun sequence genome includes a region encoding these proteins:
- the LOC113359594 gene encoding uncharacterized protein LOC113359594: MVSQEHVSANLTRAQIIDAVRYSANLQIRKDIPGLVAFISRWCPDTHTVVCRWGEMTFSLESVALLLNLPVTGNLNIQLSEDEEKMRAIFLAKSKNFVRKENEKCFYGWWVSQWFPNELEPSQKSSTLHVAAFLALWLSTDIFHDGSGKKEIRQELMMIAIRLAKDVVLPIGSLFLGSLYSYLDHLVADMRVSNGYMKVDSYVHVAFLQAWLWEHFEKYAMKPLPSLPASWGGSRIL, from the coding sequence ATGGTGAGCCAGGAACACGTAAGTGCTAATTTGACCCgagcgcagatcattgatgctgttAGGTATTCTGCAAATCTTCAAATTAGGAAGGACATCCCTGGTTTAGTTGCTTTTATCTCTAGATGGTGCCCGGACACTCATACAGTCGtgtgcaggtggggtgaaatgaccttCTCCTTAGAAAGCGTGGCCCTTCTGTTGAACCTTCCCGTGACAGGAAACCTTAATATCCAACtgtcagaagatgaagaaaagatgcgAGCCATTTTTCTTGCGAAGTCGAAAAATTTCGTTCGGAAAGAGAACGAAAAGTGTTTCTAtggatggtgggtgtctcaatggttcccgAATGAGCTGGAACCGAGTCAAAAGAGTAGTACACTTCATGTTGCGGCATTCTTGGCTCTCTGGTTGTCCACGGACATTTTCCATGATGGTTCCGgcaagaaagagataagacaagAGCTCATGATGATTGCCATAAGGTTAGCGAAAGACGTAGTTCTCCCCATTGGTAGCTTGTTCCTTGGTTCTCTTTATTCGTATCTGGATCAcctggttgcggacatgcgtgtTTCGAACGGTtatatgaaagtagactcgtatgtCCACGTTGCTttccttcaagcgtggttgtgggagcattttgaGAAGTATGCTATGAAGCCGTTGCCTTCACTTCCCGCGAGCTGGGGTGGCTCCAGAATACTCTGA